Proteins found in one Timaviella obliquedivisa GSE-PSE-MK23-08B genomic segment:
- a CDS encoding Photosystem I reaction center subunit III, whose translation MRRLFALILLMGLWLNFVPPAAADVAGLTPCNESKAFLQRAANAPKTPQAKARFESYGQQALCGTEGLPHLIVDGRLSHAGDFTIPSLLFLYIAGWIGWVGRAYVISVRGDKNPELSEVIIDVPRAIRIMLTGFTWPLAAFGEYTSGKLTAKNDEITVSPR comes from the coding sequence ATGCGAAGATTGTTTGCTCTGATCCTGCTCATGGGTCTTTGGCTCAACTTTGTTCCTCCTGCTGCTGCCGATGTCGCCGGATTAACACCCTGTAATGAGTCCAAAGCCTTCCTGCAGCGTGCCGCGAACGCCCCCAAAACGCCTCAAGCTAAAGCTCGTTTCGAGTCCTATGGTCAACAAGCTCTCTGTGGCACCGAAGGTCTACCTCATTTGATCGTAGACGGTCGGCTTAGTCACGCAGGCGACTTTACTATCCCAAGCCTTCTCTTCCTGTACATTGCAGGCTGGATTGGCTGGGTAGGTCGTGCTTATGTCATTTCGGTTCGGGGTGACAAGAATCCTGAACTGAGCGAAGTGATCATTGATGTTCCTCGCGCCATCAGAATTATGTTGACTGGCTTTACTTGGCCCCTCGCCGCCTTCGGAGAGTACACATCGGGCAAGCTAACTGCGAAGAATGATGAGATTACTGTTTCACCCCGCTAG
- a CDS encoding PleD family two-component system response regulator produces MNQPSFPLDPGLPSPSPSTVLIIDDNPDNLSFAVYSLEEKGFKVLVAQDGNSGLKRAQDAQPHLILLDVLMPNMDGFETCRRLKLNERTCAIPVIFMSALSDTEDKVKGFEVGAVDYVTKPIQREELLARITTHLRIQALTQQLQQQNQQLQRQAIELAQAKQAIEDVNQELQYVAYFDSVTAIANRRHFDLHLRQEWQRLARDQEPLSLILCDIDYFKRYNDHYGHQAGDVCLKDIAQAMHRVMKRAADLVTRYGGEEFAIILPNVSLKGAIHIAQLIQIEICHLEIPHAQSTVSSNVTLSLGISSQIPNLQQPPESLITAADRALYQAKAQGRNTYALAVSLEQSTDPR; encoded by the coding sequence GTGAATCAGCCATCCTTCCCGCTTGACCCCGGCTTGCCTTCTCCTTCTCCTTCCACGGTTCTCATTATTGATGACAACCCTGATAACCTAAGTTTTGCAGTCTATTCGTTAGAAGAAAAAGGTTTCAAAGTTCTGGTGGCTCAAGACGGTAACAGTGGCTTAAAGCGAGCACAAGATGCCCAACCGCACCTGATTTTACTTGATGTCTTGATGCCCAATATGGACGGCTTTGAAACCTGTCGACGGCTCAAGCTGAACGAGAGAACTTGCGCTATTCCTGTAATTTTTATGTCGGCTTTGTCAGACACTGAAGATAAGGTTAAAGGATTTGAAGTAGGCGCAGTGGATTATGTAACTAAGCCGATTCAGCGCGAGGAATTACTTGCCCGAATTACAACCCATTTACGCATTCAAGCACTCACGCAGCAACTCCAGCAGCAAAACCAACAGCTTCAGAGACAAGCGATCGAACTGGCACAGGCAAAACAAGCCATAGAAGACGTGAACCAGGAGTTGCAGTATGTTGCTTATTTCGACAGTGTGACCGCGATCGCAAATCGTCGTCACTTTGATTTACACCTCCGCCAAGAATGGCAGCGCCTTGCCAGAGATCAAGAGCCGCTTTCTCTCATCTTGTGTGACATTGACTACTTCAAACGCTATAACGATCACTATGGTCATCAAGCTGGAGATGTTTGTCTAAAAGACATCGCCCAAGCAATGCATCGCGTAATGAAACGTGCAGCGGACTTGGTGACGCGCTACGGCGGCGAGGAGTTCGCTATCATTCTCCCTAATGTCAGTCTTAAAGGGGCAATTCACATTGCACAGCTAATTCAAATAGAAATCTGCCATCTAGAAATACCTCATGCCCAGTCTACGGTCAGTTCTAATGTCACCCTGAGTCTAGGCATCAGTAGCCAAATCCCTAACTTGCAGCAGCCACCAGAATCACTGATTACCGCAGCAGATCGTGCCCTCTATCAAGCTAAAGCCCAAGGGCGAAACACCTACGCATTAGCAGTTTCACTTGAACAATCAACTGATCCACGATAG
- a CDS encoding glycosyltransferase, whose product MAQVGLVAIGRNEGRRLEVCLKSALGKISTIVYVDSGSTDGSVELARSLQVEVVELDLSLSFTAARARNAGFSRLLEMTPDLKFVQFVDGDCEIVAGWLDQAQQELEAHLEVAAVCGRRRERFPERSPYNRLCDLEWDTPIGEADACGGDAMYRVAAFQQALGFASNLIAGEEPELCLRLRQQGWKIVRVDAEMTLHDADMMRFDQWWKRVLRAGHAYAEGAWLHGRDPERYWVKESRSIWTWGGLVPLLALGGAKLTGGWSLLLFAAYPLIAFRIFCYGRQRGWGTQDSLLYAGSCVVGKFPNLVGQIKFHWNRLLGQRNQLIEYK is encoded by the coding sequence TTGGCACAGGTCGGGCTTGTAGCAATTGGTCGAAATGAGGGGCGACGGCTGGAAGTGTGCTTGAAGTCTGCCCTTGGCAAGATTTCTACCATTGTTTATGTAGACTCTGGCTCGACAGATGGCAGTGTAGAACTGGCACGATCGCTTCAAGTCGAAGTTGTAGAGCTTGATCTATCGCTATCATTTACGGCGGCACGAGCCCGCAACGCTGGATTCTCACGCCTTCTGGAAATGACACCGGATCTCAAGTTTGTTCAGTTTGTAGATGGAGACTGTGAAATTGTTGCAGGTTGGCTCGACCAAGCACAACAAGAATTAGAAGCTCATTTAGAAGTTGCAGCAGTCTGTGGTCGAAGGCGAGAGAGGTTTCCAGAGCGATCGCCTTATAACCGCCTGTGCGACTTAGAATGGGATACGCCTATTGGCGAGGCAGATGCCTGCGGCGGTGATGCCATGTACCGCGTGGCTGCATTTCAGCAGGCTCTGGGCTTTGCTTCAAACTTGATTGCTGGGGAAGAGCCTGAGCTATGTCTAAGGTTGCGGCAGCAAGGGTGGAAGATCGTCCGGGTGGATGCTGAAATGACTCTGCATGATGCGGATATGATGCGGTTTGACCAGTGGTGGAAGCGGGTTTTGCGGGCAGGTCATGCCTATGCAGAAGGAGCTTGGCTGCATGGACGCGACCCAGAACGATATTGGGTCAAGGAGAGCCGCAGCATTTGGACTTGGGGTGGGCTAGTCCCTTTGCTGGCTCTGGGTGGTGCCAAGTTGACAGGGGGATGGAGTTTACTTTTGTTTGCTGCTTATCCCTTGATTGCTTTTCGGATTTTTTGCTATGGTCGGCAACGAGGTTGGGGCACTCAGGATTCTCTGCTTTACGCAGGTTCATGCGTAGTGGGTAAGTTTCCAAATTTAGTCGGTCAGATCAAATTTCATTGGAATCGTCTGTTAGGACAACGAAACCAATTAATTGAGTACAAGTAA
- a CDS encoding class I SAM-dependent methyltransferase — protein sequence MADTLTKLAYQTFQQSKSYFGLAHKTLTTQVMNLVSPTNYKTEPLPTETLLLLQSRLNKLIEQDWQDSEQGVYPSELLFDNPWEDFFRYYPMVWIDTTQTWERIREKRYQEFSPTIKTDGYPKYYLQNFHYQTDGYLSDRSANLYDLQVEILFNGSADAMRRRILAPLKRGLEGKAQPRVLDIACGTGRTLKMLRGALPNASLYGVDLSPAYLRKANQSLSEVSGELPQLLQANAEELPYLDGYFQAVSNVFMFHELPPEARQRVIEQCYRVLQPGGVFVICDSIQEADSPEFAPMMRNFPTMFHEPYYRNYTTDNLVERLEQAGFVSVETEVHFVSKYWVARKPA from the coding sequence ATGGCTGACACTCTCACAAAGCTGGCGTATCAAACTTTTCAACAGAGTAAGAGTTATTTTGGACTGGCTCATAAAACTCTTACAACTCAGGTGATGAATCTGGTTTCACCTACAAACTACAAAACTGAACCACTGCCAACCGAGACGCTGTTATTGCTACAAAGTCGACTCAACAAGCTCATTGAGCAAGATTGGCAAGATTCAGAGCAAGGCGTTTATCCATCTGAACTACTGTTCGACAATCCTTGGGAAGACTTTTTTCGCTACTATCCCATGGTTTGGATCGACACAACTCAGACTTGGGAGCGGATTCGAGAAAAGCGCTACCAAGAATTTTCTCCCACTATCAAAACTGACGGATATCCCAAATACTATCTGCAAAACTTTCATTACCAAACGGATGGCTATTTGAGCGATCGCTCTGCTAACCTCTACGACTTACAAGTCGAAATCCTCTTCAATGGTTCAGCCGATGCCATGCGCCGTAGAATTCTGGCTCCTCTTAAGCGAGGCTTAGAAGGCAAGGCCCAGCCAAGAGTACTAGACATTGCTTGCGGCACAGGTCGGACGCTAAAAATGCTGCGTGGCGCATTGCCCAACGCTTCTCTCTACGGCGTTGACTTATCTCCTGCTTATCTTCGCAAGGCAAACCAGTCGCTGTCCGAGGTGTCCGGTGAACTGCCGCAGCTTTTACAAGCAAATGCCGAGGAGTTACCTTACTTAGATGGCTACTTTCAAGCCGTTAGCAACGTGTTTATGTTTCACGAGCTACCTCCTGAAGCCCGTCAGCGAGTGATTGAGCAGTGCTACCGGGTGTTACAACCTGGGGGCGTTTTTGTCATTTGCGACTCTATTCAAGAAGCTGATTCGCCAGAATTTGCACCCATGATGCGAAACTTCCCCACAATGTTTCATGAGCCTTATTACCGTAACTACACCACCGACAATTTAGTAGAGCGATTGGAGCAGGCTGGCTTTGTTTCAGTAGAAACTGAGGTGCATTTTGTCAGCAAGTATTGGGTGGCACGGAAGCCCGCCTAA
- the psaJ gene encoding photosystem I reaction center subunit IX, translating into MQYFVKYLSTAPVLATVWMIITAGILIEFNRFFPDLLFHPLP; encoded by the coding sequence ATGCAGTATTTTGTGAAATATCTTTCCACTGCCCCAGTGCTGGCAACCGTTTGGATGATTATCACTGCCGGAATTTTGATTGAATTCAATCGATTTTTCCCTGATCTATTATTCCATCCTCTTCCTTAA
- a CDS encoding glycosyltransferase family 4 protein — protein sequence MSKYADVTVVTQIRNKPNIDRKGIGNAKIVYLDTEWFAAPLSQLSWLIRGGKDSAWTTQMAMDYPSYLVFESAVWNHFKNDLKNGHFDMVHRITPMSPTLPSFMAERCPVPFLVGPLNGALPWPKFFRNELLREREWMTYLRGFSKFLPYHRSTYKHSAGILAAHAHTINDLPVESRTKVINFPDTGYEPSMFGLSDRSGRERLTILFAGRLVPYKLPEVVVKAFAASPILQKHKLVIIGDGPERPRLDKIVEEHSLSDCVEFVDSVPYSEFPTVMQQADIFAFPSIRELGGGVVVEAMASGLACVVVDYGGPGVFIDSDRGVKVPMGDLNQLVQSYTEALEQLVENPERISQLGLAAHQHALKYYSWEAKARKMLEVYDWMVGRSPMKPDYWDQQQPALHESLVEEPLAL from the coding sequence ATGTCCAAGTATGCAGATGTGACCGTCGTGACCCAAATTCGGAACAAGCCGAATATCGATCGGAAGGGCATTGGAAACGCTAAGATCGTTTACCTAGATACCGAATGGTTTGCCGCTCCGCTCTCTCAATTGTCATGGCTCATTCGAGGCGGTAAAGATTCTGCTTGGACAACTCAAATGGCGATGGATTATCCAAGCTATTTAGTATTTGAATCGGCAGTTTGGAACCACTTTAAGAATGACTTGAAGAATGGTCATTTTGACATGGTTCATCGCATTACCCCAATGTCGCCGACTTTACCTAGTTTCATGGCAGAGCGCTGCCCTGTTCCTTTTCTGGTGGGTCCTTTGAATGGCGCTTTACCCTGGCCTAAATTTTTTAGGAATGAACTCTTGCGAGAGCGAGAGTGGATGACTTACTTAAGAGGGTTTTCCAAGTTTCTTCCCTACCATCGTTCTACTTATAAACATTCAGCAGGTATCTTGGCTGCCCATGCCCATACCATCAACGATTTACCTGTCGAATCTAGGACAAAAGTAATTAATTTTCCTGATACTGGCTATGAACCCAGTATGTTTGGTTTATCAGATCGGAGTGGGCGTGAGCGCTTAACGATATTGTTTGCAGGTAGGTTAGTGCCTTATAAGCTTCCAGAGGTGGTTGTTAAGGCGTTTGCAGCTAGCCCAATACTGCAAAAACACAAACTAGTCATTATTGGTGATGGACCTGAACGTCCTAGGTTGGACAAAATTGTAGAAGAGCATAGTCTCTCTGACTGTGTTGAGTTTGTTGATAGTGTCCCTTATAGTGAGTTTCCAACTGTAATGCAGCAGGCGGACATTTTCGCCTTTCCCTCAATTCGCGAACTGGGAGGAGGAGTTGTAGTTGAGGCGATGGCTTCTGGGTTAGCCTGTGTGGTGGTAGATTATGGTGGTCCTGGTGTTTTCATTGATTCAGACCGGGGAGTTAAGGTTCCGATGGGTGATCTGAACCAATTGGTACAAAGCTACACGGAAGCGCTAGAGCAACTGGTTGAGAATCCTGAGCGGATTTCTCAGTTGGGGCTGGCAGCCCATCAACATGCTCTAAAGTATTATTCTTGGGAAGCAAAGGCTCGAAAAATGCTAGAGGTTTACGATTGGATGGTAGGACGATCGCCTATGAAGCCAGATTACTGGGATCAGCAACAGCCTGCCTTGCACGAATCTTTGGTGGAAGAACCGTTAGCTCTCTAG
- a CDS encoding YbjN domain-containing protein has product MTSYNIDSAPTTESTPSYVEIIETVISSLQEDRSAMVSHVEPGYVWKFKYGSVEVFVQLAGTQEEDELMIWAAVLKLPVKNEAQLLRKLMEMNWSSTFEARFAISEDQVVVCAQRTLAELSPTEVSRNITIVATIADENDEALQAEFGQS; this is encoded by the coding sequence ATGACTTCCTACAACATTGACAGCGCTCCTACAACCGAAAGCACTCCAAGCTATGTAGAAATTATTGAGACGGTTATTTCTAGCCTTCAAGAAGACCGAAGCGCCATGGTCAGCCATGTAGAGCCGGGCTATGTCTGGAAATTTAAGTATGGCAGTGTTGAGGTTTTTGTTCAGCTTGCAGGCACTCAGGAAGAAGACGAGTTAATGATTTGGGCAGCCGTCCTGAAACTACCCGTCAAAAACGAAGCGCAGCTTTTGCGTAAGCTGATGGAAATGAACTGGTCGAGCACGTTTGAGGCTCGGTTTGCGATTTCGGAAGATCAGGTGGTAGTTTGTGCCCAGCGAACCTTAGCAGAGTTAAGTCCGACGGAAGTATCGCGGAATATTACGATTGTGGCTACGATCGCTGATGAAAATGACGAGGCATTGCAAGCCGAGTTCGGGCAATCGTGA
- the tsaD gene encoding tRNA (adenosine(37)-N6)-threonylcarbamoyltransferase complex transferase subunit TsaD, with protein MSTVLAIETSCDETAVAIVRHDPELDDRQILSNIVSSQIEIHQQYGGVVPEVASRQHVETVNGAIAQAFQQAQLSWADIDGIAATCAPGLVGALLVGLTAGKTLAMVHQKPFLGIHHLEGHIYASYLSTPDLKPPFLCLLVSGGHTSLIEVKDCGEYKILGQTRDDAAGEAFDKVARLMHLGYPGGPVIDRLARAGDRHAFPLPEGQVSLPEGGYHRYDSSFSGLKTATLRLVQKLEQTGEPLPVNDLAASFQETVARSLTKRAIACALDYGFTAIAVGGGVAANSGLRQQLQAAAAPHNIRVLFPPLQFCSDNAAMIACAAADHLNRGHTSALTLGAQSRLAISEVMRLYQQ; from the coding sequence ATGTCAACGGTCTTAGCCATTGAAACAAGCTGTGATGAAACTGCGGTGGCAATTGTTCGTCATGACCCAGAATTAGACGATCGCCAGATCCTCAGCAACATCGTTTCGTCGCAGATTGAAATCCATCAGCAGTATGGCGGCGTGGTGCCGGAAGTGGCTTCGCGGCAGCATGTGGAAACGGTCAATGGGGCGATCGCCCAAGCCTTTCAGCAAGCCCAATTAAGCTGGGCAGACATTGACGGGATTGCCGCTACTTGTGCCCCTGGACTTGTAGGGGCACTACTGGTCGGGCTGACCGCAGGTAAAACTCTTGCCATGGTGCACCAAAAGCCTTTTTTGGGCATTCATCACCTGGAAGGACATATTTACGCCTCATACCTCAGCACACCCGATCTAAAGCCGCCTTTTTTGTGTTTGTTGGTATCGGGCGGACATACGAGCTTGATTGAAGTCAAGGATTGTGGAGAATACAAGATTTTGGGGCAAACCCGCGATGATGCAGCCGGAGAAGCCTTTGATAAAGTGGCGCGGCTGATGCACTTAGGGTATCCGGGTGGCCCGGTCATCGATCGGCTGGCGAGGGCAGGCGATCGCCATGCATTCCCACTGCCCGAAGGTCAGGTATCTTTGCCAGAAGGAGGCTATCACCGCTATGACTCTAGTTTTAGTGGGTTGAAGACAGCGACCTTGCGATTAGTTCAAAAGCTAGAGCAGACGGGTGAGCCTCTACCCGTAAATGATTTGGCGGCAAGCTTTCAAGAGACGGTGGCGCGATCGCTGACGAAACGGGCGATCGCCTGTGCTTTAGACTATGGGTTTACGGCGATCGCTGTAGGCGGTGGTGTGGCGGCTAATAGTGGGCTACGGCAGCAGCTACAAGCGGCGGCGGCTCCACACAATATTCGCGTACTGTTTCCGCCCCTTCAATTTTGTAGCGACAATGCTGCCATGATTGCTTGCGCCGCTGCCGACCACCTTAACCGTGGACACACTTCAGCGTTGACACTAGGGGCACAGTCAAGATTGGCAATTTCTGAGGTGATGCGGTTATATCAACAGTGA
- a CDS encoding alpha/beta hydrolase yields MVKTICIRGFSHAYELSEPTDSPTVLVFVHGWLLSRAYWQPVIERLSSRFQCLSYDLRGFGESQPGSAEAKSVASMERTIASEAPQEVTTVPRVASPPCSPYATVDPTSSLLPTESFAYSPAAYAQDLTSLLHNLNITRAWLIGHSLGGAIALWAADQAPGTILGVICINAGGGIYIKKEFEKFRAAGQQIIKFRPQWLASIPLLDLVLTGALAQMSVTQPLTRLWGKQRLLDLLSAHPEAAIGALLESTTETEVHLLPQVVARLQQPVHFIAGVNDTVMEPKYVRHLASFHASFECCGSNVTHIANCGHLAMLEQPETVADEIWRILAMHQA; encoded by the coding sequence ATGGTTAAAACCATTTGCATTCGTGGCTTTTCCCACGCCTATGAGTTATCAGAACCGACTGACTCTCCTACTGTTTTAGTATTTGTCCATGGTTGGCTTCTCAGTCGTGCTTACTGGCAGCCCGTCATTGAGCGGTTGTCATCCCGGTTTCAATGTCTCTCCTACGATCTGCGGGGGTTTGGTGAGTCTCAGCCTGGAAGCGCAGAGGCAAAATCTGTAGCATCAATGGAGAGAACGATCGCCTCCGAAGCACCCCAAGAAGTCACCACTGTTCCCAGAGTTGCATCGCCCCCTTGCTCCCCATACGCAACCGTAGACCCTACATCATCGTTGCTGCCTACCGAATCCTTTGCTTATTCGCCAGCCGCCTATGCCCAAGACCTTACTTCTCTCTTACACAACCTCAATATCACTCGCGCTTGGTTAATTGGTCACTCTTTGGGCGGAGCGATCGCGCTTTGGGCGGCTGATCAAGCGCCAGGCACAATATTAGGCGTTATCTGCATCAACGCTGGAGGCGGTATCTACATTAAAAAAGAATTTGAGAAGTTTCGGGCGGCAGGTCAACAAATTATCAAGTTTCGCCCTCAGTGGCTTGCTTCCATACCGCTTTTAGACTTGGTGTTAACTGGGGCGCTGGCTCAGATGAGCGTTACCCAACCCCTAACCCGGTTGTGGGGCAAGCAACGTCTGTTAGATTTGCTCAGCGCTCATCCTGAAGCGGCGATCGGTGCCCTACTCGAATCTACTACTGAAACCGAGGTTCACCTGTTACCACAAGTTGTAGCCCGCCTTCAGCAGCCTGTCCATTTCATTGCGGGCGTTAATGACACGGTCATGGAGCCAAAATATGTGCGTCATCTTGCTAGTTTCCACGCCTCTTTTGAATGCTGCGGCAGCAATGTGACTCACATTGCAAACTGTGGACATTTAGCAATGCTAGAGCAACCTGAAACCGTTGCTGACGAGATTTGGCGAATTTTAGCAATGCATCAAGCTTGA
- a CDS encoding glycosyltransferase family 4 protein: protein MNKRIGYFIPEFPGQTHIFFWREIQVLESMGIQVDIISTQPPAANLMSHTWAKAAQRRTTYLTPPTLCNFLGMGLALVQGGLKSWLTCLQIIQQAKDLSVADKLRLFAFMLVGAEVSYIAKQQQWQHLHVHSCANSANIALFSSLISGLPYSITLHGPLEDYGSNQAQKWSKAKFGIVITQKLYEEVHQLLADNLPEQVAIAPMGVNASVFQRTHPYLPWDKQTNFRIFSCGRLNHCKGHADLIEAIALLRQQGIPATLEIAGEDEQGGTGYRKELESLIQRLNLADSVRLLGATSEETIKTSLENAHIFALASLHEPLGVAIMEAMAMEVPVVVTGSGGVKELIEQGVDGLLVEPQAPPQLADAILKLLVDRQLAQQLGTAGRVKVIQQFHSKRSAETLVNLIWAPSEFDSQEVKVPVGIRSR, encoded by the coding sequence ATGAACAAACGAATTGGCTACTTTATTCCAGAGTTTCCGGGACAAACTCATATTTTTTTTTGGCGCGAGATTCAGGTTCTTGAGAGCATGGGCATTCAGGTCGATATTATCTCTACCCAACCTCCTGCTGCTAACCTTATGTCTCATACATGGGCTAAGGCAGCTCAGCGCCGAACCACTTATCTAACCCCACCGACCCTTTGTAATTTTTTGGGCATGGGGCTAGCGCTCGTTCAAGGCGGGCTGAAGTCATGGCTTACTTGTTTACAGATAATTCAACAGGCAAAAGATTTATCTGTCGCTGACAAACTGCGTCTATTTGCCTTCATGCTGGTCGGGGCAGAGGTATCTTACATTGCTAAGCAACAGCAGTGGCAGCATTTGCACGTTCACTCTTGTGCAAACTCAGCAAATATAGCCCTGTTTTCTTCTCTTATTTCTGGGCTGCCTTACAGCATCACGCTTCATGGTCCGCTTGAGGATTATGGTTCTAACCAAGCTCAGAAGTGGTCTAAAGCTAAGTTTGGAATTGTCATTACACAAAAGCTTTACGAAGAAGTTCACCAGTTGCTTGCAGATAATCTTCCGGAACAAGTAGCGATCGCCCCTATGGGAGTGAATGCTTCCGTTTTCCAACGCACTCATCCCTATCTACCTTGGGATAAACAAACAAATTTCCGAATTTTTAGCTGTGGACGGCTTAATCACTGTAAAGGACATGCTGATTTAATTGAAGCGATCGCCCTTCTTCGTCAACAAGGCATCCCAGCAACACTAGAAATTGCTGGAGAAGATGAACAGGGTGGAACCGGATATCGTAAAGAACTAGAATCTTTAATTCAGCGTCTTAATCTAGCAGATTCAGTTCGCCTTCTCGGAGCTACTTCAGAAGAGACTATCAAAACCAGCCTCGAAAACGCTCACATATTTGCTTTGGCTAGTCTACACGAACCGCTTGGTGTTGCCATTATGGAGGCGATGGCAATGGAAGTGCCTGTTGTTGTGACTGGGTCAGGTGGGGTAAAAGAGCTAATTGAACAGGGTGTAGATGGATTATTAGTTGAGCCACAAGCACCGCCGCAATTGGCAGATGCCATTCTAAAGTTGTTGGTCGATCGCCAACTCGCTCAACAACTTGGAACCGCAGGTCGAGTAAAAGTTATCCAGCAGTTTCATAGCAAACGCAGTGCAGAAACATTGGTAAATCTGATTTGGGCACCTTCAGAGTTCGATTCTCAGGAGGTTAAAGTACCAGTTGGCATTCGTAGTAGATAA
- a CDS encoding gamma-glutamylcyclotransferase, whose amino-acid sequence MTQTDSGSRRVFICGSALRGQPDHQNLQAAQFIRETKTRPLYRFHAVADGWHPAIYAVAEGGMSIPGEVYELTMEQYDHLITTEPPNMYPGNIVLEDGETVTAILYPRALVEQYNWPDISHYGGWAAYKKAVALL is encoded by the coding sequence ATGACTCAAACTGATTCAGGCTCAAGACGGGTCTTCATCTGTGGTTCTGCACTGAGGGGTCAACCTGATCACCAAAATCTTCAAGCGGCTCAGTTCATCCGCGAAACCAAGACTAGACCGCTCTATCGCTTCCATGCTGTTGCCGATGGCTGGCATCCTGCCATTTACGCAGTCGCAGAAGGAGGGATGTCTATCCCTGGAGAAGTTTATGAACTGACAATGGAACAATATGATCATTTGATTACTACAGAACCGCCCAATATGTATCCTGGCAATATTGTCTTGGAGGATGGTGAAACTGTGACGGCAATTCTTTACCCACGTGCCTTAGTGGAACAATACAACTGGCCCGATATTTCTCACTATGGTGGCTGGGCAGCTTATAAAAAAGCTGTAGCGTTGCTCTAA